DNA from Demetria terragena DSM 11295:
GAGATCTTGTCGGTCAGGGCCTTGAAACCCTGGCTGATGTCGTCTTCCTTGAGGTTGAGCGGGGCTCCTTGGGCCCAGTCCTGAACCTCCGCTACGCCCGCGCTGGCCTGCTTGGCCAAATCCGGAGCCTGCGAGGCGACGGAGGAGCCGATCGCCGTCATCGCGCCCAAGAAGATCACCAGACCGCTGATGACCGATATGGCAGCAGCCGGAGCCGGACCCAAGCCCTTGCTGCGCAACCAGCGCGTCGGCGGCCAGAGAACAGTCGCAAGGACCAAGCCCAGCAGGATCGGGAGGATGGCGATCCACAGTGGGCCGAGGAGTTGCTTCACGATCCACAGCGTCACCAGAATGATGGCGATGCGCAGTGCCCAGATGGACGTCCATCGCACGCCCTCGCCAATCACGGCAGCGCGGTTTGGTCTGGTCCCCGTCGCGCCTGCCACAAGATCAGGGTCAGGCCCAGCCAGGCGCCCAGCGGCCGGGTCTGGTTGGCCCTGGTCCTGAGTCTGCTTTGCGTCCGGAACGTCGACAGCCCCTTCAGGGTCTTTCGGTGTGGGCGCGTCGCGCTCGTCGGCCATCGCTTCGTCTCCTACTTAGTGTGCTGTCCCCGCAGGACGTGATCAGAGACATCTTCCCCCACCCGATCCGGAATCCCCATTCGCAGCGCGGGACCTGTGGAAGATGGCCCGCTTGCCCTGCGTCGGCGAGGCTCTTCGGCACCTACAGGTGTGACCACTAGCCTCGGCGGGGTGACCAGTCCGACCCATGACGCAGCCGACTCGGATCGCGGAACCCGAGTAGCCGAGGCTATGGCGATCTGGCGGGCCCAGCTCACTGAGGTGGGTGGCCCCAACGCGCTGTTGTGGTACCGCGAACTCGCGCTGGGCACGCTGTCATTCACGAGTGCGCACCCTGCCGGTGTCGCCAAGATCCTGGCCGGACGATCCGTGCGCCTGTCCGACGTGGTGCGTTCACCGGAGGCGTACGCAGATGCCTGCCGTCGGGCGCGTGCAATCCGCCGCTCCGCGCACAGGCTGGAGCGAGAGCGCGGCCTTCGGGCCTGCTATCTCGCGATCGGTATGGCCACCTGGGAGGTCCCCGCCACCTACCCTGGTCCGCCCGCGGCACCCGTACTGCTCCGCCGTGCAAACCTGCTTCCAGTTGACGTGAGTGAGACCGACTTCCTGATCGATTTCGAGCCCGGCTATGTGGCAAACCCGGTGCTCTTGAACTACCTGAGATCAACCCGAGGGGTCGACCTCAACCCCGATGACCTGACTGCGGCGGCCAGGAACGGGTCGCCGGAAGGGGCATACAACCTCCTGCGCAGGGCCTGCGAAGGCATCGAGGGATTCCAGGTCCGTCCGAGCCTGGTCGTCTCGACCTTCTCAACGGTGAAGTCCGCGGCCATTAACGACCTTGCTGAGGCACAGGATTTTGCCGCGCATTCGGTCATTGCGGCGCTCGCGGGAGACCCCGAGGCCCTCACCGCGGTCGGTGCGCAGGCACCGCCGCCCGACGACGACCCAGACCTCCACGCCGAGCGCATCGTCGTCGACGCGGACGCCACCCAGCAGGCCGCCGTCGATGCTGTGGCTGCCGGATCCCACCTCGTTATTCATGGGCCGCCCGGAACGGGAAAGAGCCAGACCGCAGTCAACCTCGTGTCGACTCTTGCGGCCCAAGGGCGACGAGTACTGCTGGTGTCCGAGCGCCGCTCCGCGATCGAAACCGTCATCCGGCGGCTCGATGACGTCGGGTTGCGAGACCTGGTGCTGGACCCATGGGAGCCGGACTCGCTGGATCGTCTTCAGCGCACCCTGCAAAACGCGTCGACCTTGGAAGCGACCTGCGACGAAACAGAATTCGTACCGCCAGCACTCGTATCCGCACGAGAACAACTCGTCCAGCATCAGCATGCGATGCACGCTCCTCGGGAGCCTTGGGGGGTGTCCGTGGACGAAGCACAGACGCGGATCAGCGAACTCGCGGCGCTCCCGAGCCCGCCGCATTCACGGGTCCGGCTCGTAGGCACCCACCTGCACGCCATCCCGGCCGAGCGGCTGGAGGAGGTGCGTTCGCGCCTGGTGGCCTTAGCCGAGCAAGGCGCCTGGTCCACAGAACCGGGCGATGATCCTTGGTACCGTGCGCGGGTCGTGGGCGAGGACCAGACCCGACGAGTACGCGTACTGGTGGAGCACCTCGCCGGTGGCGGGTTGGAGGCATACCGCCAGCGGGTGGGTGACCTCGCGGCACAAGTTGGTCTCAAACGCCCACGCACCGTCTTGGATGCCGACCATCAGCTGGATTTGATGGGCCGAGTCTTTAGGACGTTGGAGGTCTTTCGACCGGGGGTCTACGAGACGCCACTGGACCAGCTGGTGGGCGCGACCGCCCGCCGGGGCTCCGAGCGTGACATTCGGATGAGCCTGATGGAGCGTCGCCGACTCCGCGCGCAGGCCAAAGAACTCCTCCGCCCTGGGCCGCCACCACGTGACCTGCACGGAGTGCTGGTCCGCGCGGCCGACCAGAAGCAGCAATGGCGTGAGCGCAGTGGCCCCGGTTCGGTGCCGAGCGCCCCGGCCGACGTGCTCGACGTGGAGCGCGAACACGAAGAGTTCCGCGAGGAAATCGAATGGCTCACCGCGCGGTTGGAGTCCACGCCTGAGGGTGGCGACCTCATTCATACCGACTTTGATGACCTGCAGAAGCGTCTCGAAGGACTCGCGGCCGCGGGGGACCGGCTCACGGCGGCCGCCCGCACGGTGAACGAGTGTGATGCGCTTCGTCGCGAGCACCTGGGGCCGCTCCTCGACGATTTTGCCGACCACCGCCTCCCCGTCGAGCGGGTCCCGCACGAGTTGGACTTCGTCTGGTGGTGCTCGGTTCTGGACGAGATCAAGAGCCGCGACCCTTCCTATGGTGCGCACGACGCTGCGGGTTTGCACCGCGCTCGCGCAACCTTCGAGGAGGCTGACCGGGCGCACCTCGCCGCGACGGCACAACGTGTCGCCGAAGAAACTCAGGCGCGAATCCATCAGGCAGTCAACGATTTTCCCGAGCAGGTGAAAGTTCTTTCCTCGCTGCAGTCAGGCCCAGGTGCTGCCTGGAGGTCGCTTTTGGGTGCCGCTCCCGAGGTCCTGACGATTGCGCGTCCCTGCTGGGTCATGAGCCCATACGAAGTCGCAAGCCTGGTGCCGCCCGGGTTGTGGTTCGACGTCGTGATCTTCGACGAAGGTTCCCAATTGCTGACCGCATCAGCGATTTCGGCGATCTCTCGAGCCGACCAAGTGGTCGTGCTGGGAGACACCAAGCAACAGCCACCAGCGCCATTCCAGGTTTCTGGAGACGAAGCCACTTCCGGGCCGGGCGGGACCTCCCTGCTGGACTCGCTCCTGCCGTTGGTGCCGAACCACACGCTGACCTGGCACTACCGCTCCGCCGATGAGCGGCTCATCGCGTTCGCTAATGCGCAGGCCTACCAGGGCGAGCTGATCACTGTCCCGCAACCGGTGCTGGAGTCGCCGGTCCGGCTTGAGGTTGTTCCGGAGGCGCAGGGGAACGGGCAGACGAGTCCGCAGGAGGTGGGGCGGGTCGTGGCGCTCGTACGCAACCACCTGGCACACGCCCCCGA
Protein-coding regions in this window:
- a CDS encoding AAA domain-containing protein, with product MTSPTHDAADSDRGTRVAEAMAIWRAQLTEVGGPNALLWYRELALGTLSFTSAHPAGVAKILAGRSVRLSDVVRSPEAYADACRRARAIRRSAHRLERERGLRACYLAIGMATWEVPATYPGPPAAPVLLRRANLLPVDVSETDFLIDFEPGYVANPVLLNYLRSTRGVDLNPDDLTAAARNGSPEGAYNLLRRACEGIEGFQVRPSLVVSTFSTVKSAAINDLAEAQDFAAHSVIAALAGDPEALTAVGAQAPPPDDDPDLHAERIVVDADATQQAAVDAVAAGSHLVIHGPPGTGKSQTAVNLVSTLAAQGRRVLLVSERRSAIETVIRRLDDVGLRDLVLDPWEPDSLDRLQRTLQNASTLEATCDETEFVPPALVSAREQLVQHQHAMHAPREPWGVSVDEAQTRISELAALPSPPHSRVRLVGTHLHAIPAERLEEVRSRLVALAEQGAWSTEPGDDPWYRARVVGEDQTRRVRVLVEHLAGGGLEAYRQRVGDLAAQVGLKRPRTVLDADHQLDLMGRVFRTLEVFRPGVYETPLDQLVGATARRGSERDIRMSLMERRRLRAQAKELLRPGPPPRDLHGVLVRAADQKQQWRERSGPGSVPSAPADVLDVEREHEEFREEIEWLTARLESTPEGGDLIHTDFDDLQKRLEGLAAAGDRLTAAARTVNECDALRREHLGPLLDDFADHRLPVERVPHELDFVWWCSVLDEIKSRDPSYGAHDAAGLHRARATFEEADRAHLAATAQRVAEETQARIHQAVNDFPEQVKVLSSLQSGPGAAWRSLLGAAPEVLTIARPCWVMSPYEVASLVPPGLWFDVVIFDEGSQLLTASAISAISRADQVVVLGDTKQQPPAPFQVSGDEATSGPGGTSLLDSLLPLVPNHTLTWHYRSADERLIAFANAQAYQGELITVPQPVLESPVRLEVVPEAQGNGQTSPQEVGRVVALVRNHLAHAPDQSVAVVAFTTQHAEAIEAALRKACRDDEALAAAFTADEPLEVWTSEAAQGQERDAVLVSVGAGRDERGAVTHRFGPLGEECGERRLTVAITRARKRLTVISSVAASDLEPNKLRSRGGQMLRDLLVYAAGEQGERVAADPKAGVSRVGGRRRRTASTGSVLDRPLHPAAGAPVSPVVADLATRLRSKGLVVHENYGRSVLPVDLVVADAARPHEPLVAVETDGPGLGSVRGVRVRDRLRPARLRELGWAYERVWTVDVFRDPARDVARIQSLVERLSRERGQREHPERCDPAPEDPA